TGAATTAGAAGATGGTGCAACAATTGCAGTACCAAATGACCCAACAAATGGTAGTAGAGCTTTAGATGTTTTAGTAAAACAAGGTTTATTAACATTTAAAGATGTTCAATTTAAAACAGCAATTGATATTGTAGATAATCCAAAAAATTTAAAAATTAAAGAGTTAGATGCTCCACAATTACCAAGAGTATTAGGTGAAGTTGATGCTGCAATTATTAATACAAACTATGCTTTAGCAGCGGATTTAAATCCTACTAAAGATGCTTTAGCAATTGAATCAAAAGATTCTCCATATGCTAATATTTTAGTTGTAAGAGAAGGTAATGAAAATAAAGATTATATTAAAGCTTTAAATGAAGTATTAAACTCAAAAGAAGTAAAAGAGTTTATTGCAACTAAATATAAAGGTGCTATCGTAGAAGCATTCTAATTAAATAAAAAGAAGGAAGGTAGTCCTTCTTTTTATTCCTTGACGAACATATTTATTACATATGTAACTGCTGTAAACGCTACTAAACTTAAAACCACAAACATTAAGATTTCAGTAATGAACATGATAATTCCTTTGCATATCTTTTTATAAATGAATACTCATTCATAAAATAAAAGTATAAGAAGATTAGCTTTATATAAATCTTAAGTAGATTTGAAAATTTTAGAATATTGTTCAATTCTAAAATCAAAAGTTGTATAGTTTTTATCTTGAGCTTTTCTTCTTTTATAAAGTTTATTTGAACCAATATATCTATTTGCTGCATTAGAAGGAGAAGTAAGAGAAATAGTTTTAAACTCTCTGTTATCAAAAATAAATTTATGTATTTTTGGAATTTCATTATTTACTAAATGAAATTTAATTTCCTCTTTTTTTAAAATTTGTCTTAAAAAATATTCTGGACCATTTTTAGAGTTTCCACCTGTAAAAAGTAAAGTATCAATACTTTTATATTTTTTTAAATAAAAAAGAATATCTCTTAAAACAATTTCACTCATACCTAAATCACTGGCATCAATTTTCTCTCTTTTGCAAGAATCTACAATATCACAAATACCTATTTGATTTTTGTCTAAAAACTCTTTTCTTTGTTCTACTGCTTGAAGGCTATTATCAAATAATAAATCTAACTTATAAATTTTATTAAGTACTGGCCAAAGTAGGTTGTCTTTTGAGCCATAACAAAAGTTTACATCTTCTTTTTTAAATTCATTAATACAAAACCTTGGAGGAGGAAGAGTTCCTACAATTATTTTTTTTGTATCTTCATTTAAATATGGTTTATAAGGATGGAAGTGATGAAACATATTTATCTTTTTTATTTGGATTCTAACTTTTTTAGCATAAATATATAGATATACAAAAGTAGATTATTTAACTATTTAGTTATAAGTTTTTAGATATAATCTTACAATTTTAATAAAGGTTTTATTTGAAAGTTGGTGTTTTTGATTCAGGGCTAGGAGGCTTAACTGTAGTTCAAGCTCTTGCTAACTCTTTAAAAGGTGTTGAA
This sequence is a window from Halarcobacter bivalviorum. Protein-coding genes within it:
- a CDS encoding MetQ/NlpA family ABC transporter substrate-binding protein, which translates into the protein MLKNILKLALVGAVALGITACTGSEEPKEEAKKVIKVGATPVPHSEILEIVKPLLQAKGYELEIVEFTDYVTPNIAVDEGELDANFFQHTPYLNEFNKSKNTKLVKTVNVHLEPMGLYSQKIKSLDELEDGATIAVPNDPTNGSRALDVLVKQGLLTFKDVQFKTAIDIVDNPKNLKIKELDAPQLPRVLGEVDAAIINTNYALAADLNPTKDALAIESKDSPYANILVVREGNENKDYIKALNEVLNSKEVKEFIATKYKGAIVEAF
- a CDS encoding uracil-DNA glycosylase family protein, with translation MFHHFHPYKPYLNEDTKKIIVGTLPPPRFCINEFKKEDVNFCYGSKDNLLWPVLNKIYKLDLLFDNSLQAVEQRKEFLDKNQIGICDIVDSCKREKIDASDLGMSEIVLRDILFYLKKYKSIDTLLFTGGNSKNGPEYFLRQILKKEEIKFHLVNNEIPKIHKFIFDNREFKTISLTSPSNAANRYIGSNKLYKRRKAQDKNYTTFDFRIEQYSKIFKST